One Paracidovorax avenae ATCC 19860 genomic region harbors:
- the hpnC gene encoding squalene synthase HpnC, with amino-acid sequence MPAGLDGAPGSPGLPAALHARPVTHYENFPVASWLCPPSLREPIAAIYAFARTADDLADEGDATAAERLEALDGYAKELHRVAAGEPPQARWAEVFGPLQGAIRTHSLPVALLEDLLSAFTQDVLRTSEGLTYADRTLLLDYCRRSADPVGRLLLHLYGITDPLALRRSDAICTALQLVNFWQDLSVDLPRGRHYVTDADLARFGIDRALLQRRPLSPQARALVADCALWARELMVEGAGLVHQLPGRVGWELRLVVQGGLRILDKVEAMRGDSLWRRPVLGAGDWLRMAVRAVAM; translated from the coding sequence ATGCCGGCCGGCCTGGATGGTGCTCCCGGATCCCCTGGGCTGCCTGCCGCCCTGCATGCCCGGCCGGTGACGCATTACGAGAATTTTCCTGTGGCCTCGTGGCTCTGCCCTCCCTCTCTGCGGGAGCCCATTGCCGCCATCTATGCGTTCGCCCGCACGGCGGACGACCTGGCCGACGAAGGCGATGCCACCGCGGCCGAGCGCCTGGAAGCGCTGGACGGGTACGCCAAAGAGTTGCACCGCGTTGCCGCAGGTGAACCGCCGCAGGCGCGATGGGCGGAGGTGTTCGGGCCCCTGCAGGGTGCCATCCGCACCCATTCCCTTCCCGTCGCGTTGCTGGAGGACCTGCTGAGTGCCTTCACGCAGGACGTTCTCCGGACGTCGGAGGGGTTGACCTACGCGGACCGGACCCTGTTGCTGGATTACTGCCGGCGGTCGGCCGATCCCGTGGGGCGCCTGCTCCTGCACCTCTACGGAATCACGGATCCGCTGGCACTGCGCCGCAGCGATGCGATCTGCACGGCCTTGCAGCTCGTCAATTTCTGGCAGGACCTGAGCGTGGACCTTCCGCGAGGGCGGCATTACGTCACGGATGCCGACCTGGCCCGCTTCGGTATCGACCGCGCGCTGCTGCAGCGGCGGCCGCTCTCCCCGCAGGCCCGGGCCCTGGTGGCCGACTGTGCGCTCTGGGCACGGGAGCTCATGGTCGAAGGGGCCGGGCTCGTGCATCAGTTGCCCGGACGGGTGGGGTGGGAGCTGCGCCTGGTCGTCCAGGGAGGGCTGCGCATCCTCGACAAGGTGGAGGCCATGCGCGGTGACAGCCTGTGGAGACGTCCTGTCCTGGGGGCTGGAGACTGGCTGCGCATGGCGGTGCGCGCCGTGGCGATGTAG
- a CDS encoding Hcp family type VI secretion system effector: MSVDMFMKVEGASGESQDANHKSWTDIRSFTWGATQPNSMATGSGAGAGKVTFHDLNVVAKIDKAYPAVLKHCATGKHLGQVEISMCKAGGTQIEFGKITLTDVLVTSVTVSGTDGSDAVLVNYAFQAAKIKTQYWEQTNQGGKGAESQAGYDIKGNKEM; the protein is encoded by the coding sequence ATGTCCGTCGATATGTTCATGAAGGTTGAAGGTGCCAGCGGCGAATCTCAAGACGCCAACCACAAGAGCTGGACCGACATCCGTTCCTTCACCTGGGGCGCGACGCAGCCCAACTCGATGGCCACGGGCAGCGGCGCCGGCGCCGGCAAGGTCACCTTCCACGACCTGAACGTGGTGGCAAAGATCGACAAGGCTTATCCGGCCGTCCTCAAGCACTGCGCGACCGGCAAGCACCTGGGTCAGGTGGAGATCTCGATGTGCAAGGCGGGCGGCACGCAGATCGAGTTCGGCAAGATCACCCTCACCGACGTCCTCGTCACGAGCGTGACGGTGAGCGGCACCGATGGCAGCGACGCCGTGCTGGTGAATTACGCCTTCCAGGCAGCCAAAATCAAGACCCAATACTGGGAACAGACGAACCAGGGCGGCAAGGGCGCCGAAAGCCAGGCTGGCTACGACATCAAGGGCAACAAGGAAATGTAA
- a CDS encoding serine/threonine-protein kinase, with protein MDKEFSGSANCLGPGVQVGEYRLNDVVGEGGFGIVYKARDLSLDRIVAIKEYMPATLAGRKDGNEVHVRSQHRGAFDAGLRSFINEARLLAKFSHPALVHVYRFFEANGTAYMVMQYYEGQTFRSFLTQQHTVDEAWLSAVLVPILDVLEMLHAADCYHRDIAPDNIFLQESGMPVLLDFGAARRIIGDMTQALTMVLKPGFAPIEQYVDDGAMPQGAWTDIYQLGAVLYQAITGRPPATSVARMINDPLARLTPENCPGFSARFLHGVQNALAVKPQERPQSIAELRQLLGLKTVTISWPHASAAAAGAEVAVRASEPLPEASAAAPTLRPVEAVASIIPSHLAAAGAQAGNAEHHMAEEPAYLQTTQPMPLRHTRPAGLEPPPAAAVPVAHPEAGNRVERTSPRAAAGAAAAAPTVAASIPAPSKRQRPAWLVPLLAFLALLLVGGVWWTVQASSEAAARERMAVQEASQWELASRINTVESVQAYLSAFPNGAHRMQAEEALTQLTARSLQATAVPAAEQAPASAPIVAASTVPPPVEPAARASAPVVAALPPASAVHAGPAPAASVPAAEDPARSQRTSGREAENTGRVILRVMPWGNVTVDRIPAGTTPPLTQLTLSEGFHRIEISNPASQTVTRMVQVRRGESVVLTHKFE; from the coding sequence ATGGACAAGGAATTCAGTGGCTCGGCGAACTGCCTAGGTCCCGGTGTGCAGGTCGGTGAATACCGGCTGAACGATGTCGTGGGAGAAGGCGGGTTCGGCATCGTTTACAAGGCGCGCGACCTGAGCCTTGACCGCATCGTGGCGATCAAGGAGTACATGCCTGCCACCCTGGCGGGCCGCAAGGACGGCAACGAGGTGCATGTGCGGTCGCAGCACCGCGGCGCGTTCGATGCGGGCCTGCGCAGCTTCATCAACGAAGCGAGGCTCCTCGCCAAGTTCTCCCATCCGGCGCTGGTGCACGTTTACCGGTTCTTCGAAGCCAACGGCACGGCCTACATGGTCATGCAGTACTACGAGGGGCAGACCTTCCGCTCCTTCCTGACGCAGCAGCACACGGTGGACGAGGCATGGCTGTCGGCGGTGCTGGTTCCCATTCTCGACGTGCTGGAGATGCTCCACGCGGCGGACTGCTATCACCGCGACATCGCCCCGGACAACATCTTCCTGCAGGAGTCCGGCATGCCGGTGCTGCTGGATTTCGGCGCTGCGCGCCGCATCATCGGCGACATGACCCAGGCGCTGACCATGGTGCTCAAGCCCGGCTTCGCTCCCATCGAGCAGTACGTGGACGATGGTGCGATGCCGCAGGGGGCCTGGACGGACATCTACCAACTGGGCGCGGTGCTCTACCAGGCGATCACCGGCCGTCCGCCCGCGACCTCGGTCGCCCGGATGATCAACGACCCGCTGGCCCGGCTCACGCCGGAGAACTGCCCGGGGTTCAGTGCGCGGTTCCTGCACGGTGTGCAGAACGCGCTCGCCGTCAAGCCGCAGGAGCGGCCGCAGAGCATTGCCGAATTGCGGCAGTTGCTGGGCCTCAAGACGGTGACTATTTCCTGGCCGCACGCGTCCGCCGCGGCTGCCGGCGCGGAAGTGGCGGTTCGCGCCTCGGAGCCGTTGCCCGAAGCGTCCGCTGCCGCCCCGACGCTGCGCCCCGTGGAGGCCGTGGCCTCCATCATTCCCTCGCACCTCGCTGCTGCCGGCGCCCAGGCGGGCAATGCTGAGCACCACATGGCCGAGGAGCCGGCCTACCTGCAGACCACCCAGCCGATGCCTTTGCGGCATACCCGTCCCGCAGGGCTGGAGCCGCCGCCCGCCGCTGCCGTGCCGGTGGCGCATCCGGAGGCTGGCAACCGGGTCGAACGGACTTCCCCCCGTGCGGCGGCCGGCGCCGCCGCCGCTGCGCCTACCGTGGCGGCATCCATTCCCGCACCTTCGAAGCGCCAGCGGCCGGCTTGGCTCGTTCCGCTGCTGGCGTTTCTTGCATTGCTGCTGGTCGGCGGAGTGTGGTGGACGGTGCAGGCCTCCAGCGAGGCGGCCGCGCGCGAGAGGATGGCGGTGCAGGAGGCCAGCCAGTGGGAGCTGGCATCCCGCATCAATACCGTGGAATCCGTGCAGGCCTATCTGAGCGCGTTCCCGAACGGCGCCCACCGGATGCAGGCCGAGGAGGCGCTCACTCAGCTGACGGCGCGTTCGCTGCAGGCCACGGCTGTTCCTGCCGCGGAGCAGGCGCCGGCTTCTGCGCCGATTGTGGCGGCGTCCACCGTGCCGCCCCCGGTGGAACCCGCGGCGCGGGCCAGCGCCCCGGTCGTGGCGGCCCTTCCTCCGGCGTCGGCGGTGCATGCGGGCCCGGCGCCTGCAGCTTCGGTGCCTGCGGCGGAAGACCCCGCGCGGTCCCAGCGGACCTCCGGCCGTGAGGCGGAAAACACCGGCAGGGTGATCCTGCGCGTCATGCCGTGGGGCAATGTCACCGTGGACCGGATTCCCGCCGGCACTACGCCGCCGCTGACCCAGTTGACCCTGTCGGAGGGCTTCCACCGCATCGAGATATCGAACCCTGCATCCCAAACCGTGACCCGGATGGTGCAGGTGCGGCGGGGCGAATCCGTGGTGCTCACGCACAAATTCGAATGA
- a CDS encoding TssQ family T6SS-associated lipoprotein, with translation MASKTKLIGGMCLVGILLSGCQTPPAGQAGAGGNPAQTEGAAAGTDAKEAAKPKDPAALKEEALAQALDIYADGRYDEAIAALTPLSTAPELSSASQVKAYKFIAFSHCALGRLRQCRQNFETALQQDPNFQLSDVEKGHPVWGKEFNTARAAVAARAKRAVPAKKTP, from the coding sequence ATGGCATCTAAGACGAAGCTCATTGGTGGAATGTGTCTGGTGGGCATCTTGCTGAGCGGCTGCCAGACGCCCCCCGCGGGCCAGGCGGGCGCGGGTGGCAACCCCGCACAGACGGAAGGCGCCGCTGCGGGCACGGACGCCAAGGAGGCCGCGAAGCCGAAGGACCCCGCCGCCTTGAAGGAAGAGGCGCTCGCCCAGGCCCTCGACATCTATGCCGATGGCCGCTATGACGAGGCGATCGCCGCCCTCACGCCACTGAGCACCGCCCCCGAACTGTCCTCCGCATCCCAGGTCAAGGCCTACAAGTTCATTGCGTTCAGCCACTGCGCCCTGGGGCGTCTGCGCCAGTGCCGGCAGAATTTCGAAACCGCACTGCAGCAGGATCCCAACTTCCAGCTGAGCGATGTCGAGAAAGGCCATCCGGTCTGGGGCAAGGAGTTCAACACCGCGCGTGCGGCAGTCGCTGCGCGTGCGAAGCGCGCCGTCCCGGCCAAGAAGACACCTTGA
- the tagH gene encoding type VI secretion system-associated FHA domain protein TagH, translated as MDKVELRVIRHADEAVDRLWTAVFGVAGGTIGRGGQNKLVLSDGDAGVARVHAMVRIESEAAFIANLCERRSIFVAGAEVRSGEEVRLSVGDEVRIGPYVLHSVVPGSPFVPVAAAPAPAAVPAPAPVSAPSPVAIPSPPVAAASEPVSVAAPVANVPQGEGLPVAPSQPVAMPVTGMGDGLAAVASSAEDDDNPFAMLGRVEGPAIAAVAPSQAPVASPTASSVPAPASAPAFSSVPTATPAPPAGSAPVPVPDEAHGFATSPAPVPAGPGGQGNAWPPAVPQDRPAAAPRALVIPEDFDLFAADPRKSEEKKDAWGSGLQAKSLSEIANMRHDELLQSLPASGAKFAHDMDNPAHAGLPKALDPRDELDPLRLFTGDSDATPALVPERSAMALGSGSDLSQSFSLPRGVQAPVGQGLPGAAPAPGGPVPIAQGAGTGPGMASAAPSAPPLDGLQRVEGLDLGAFGSGATSADPLGWPPVESGPVAAPAPAPVAADALLQAMPSGLAAGDARAVAIEEVPLAHVPAAAGAVPAPVPAPAPTMAPAPIQATAPAPAAPHGPAREEGSAKSPLVPVLPELEAASPAELQSLIAAFLDGAGVLQKKVEPQKLSPEFMRSFGEAFRVAVQGTIDLLAARSEIKREFRAGVTVISSGANNPLKFLPTPEGVVMQMIGQNFPGFMKPIPAMQEAYDDLRVHQVALMAGLRAAYAEALERFDPAALEQRTDVTGGVFGKLSATSRKAALWDEYKRNFAEIRRGAEDDLAAFSGQAFLEAYENAEAAAKART; from the coding sequence ATGGATAAAGTCGAACTCAGGGTCATCCGCCATGCGGACGAAGCGGTGGACCGCCTATGGACGGCGGTATTCGGCGTGGCGGGAGGAACGATTGGCCGCGGGGGGCAGAACAAGCTCGTGCTGTCCGACGGCGATGCCGGCGTCGCCCGCGTGCATGCAATGGTGCGCATCGAGTCGGAGGCCGCCTTCATCGCCAATCTCTGCGAGCGCCGCTCGATTTTCGTGGCGGGTGCCGAAGTGCGCTCGGGCGAAGAGGTGCGCCTGTCCGTGGGGGACGAGGTTCGCATCGGCCCCTATGTCCTGCATTCCGTCGTGCCGGGCTCGCCCTTCGTTCCCGTGGCGGCTGCTCCTGCTCCTGCTGCAGTCCCCGCTCCCGCACCTGTATCTGCACCCTCTCCGGTAGCGATTCCGTCGCCTCCGGTTGCCGCCGCCAGCGAGCCCGTGTCCGTGGCTGCTCCGGTGGCGAACGTGCCACAGGGCGAAGGGCTTCCTGTCGCGCCGTCGCAGCCTGTGGCGATGCCCGTGACCGGCATGGGCGACGGCCTGGCGGCGGTTGCGTCCTCCGCCGAGGACGACGACAACCCATTTGCGATGCTCGGTCGCGTGGAGGGGCCGGCCATCGCAGCCGTGGCCCCGTCCCAGGCGCCGGTCGCCTCGCCCACGGCTTCGTCCGTACCTGCACCTGCATCGGCCCCTGCGTTCAGCTCCGTTCCCACCGCCACACCCGCGCCGCCAGCCGGGTCCGCGCCTGTTCCAGTCCCGGACGAGGCCCATGGCTTCGCCACGTCTCCCGCCCCGGTGCCTGCCGGTCCTGGTGGGCAGGGCAATGCCTGGCCACCGGCGGTGCCGCAGGACAGGCCCGCCGCGGCACCCCGGGCCCTGGTCATTCCGGAAGACTTCGATCTTTTCGCGGCGGACCCCCGCAAGAGCGAAGAAAAGAAGGACGCCTGGGGGAGCGGCTTGCAGGCGAAGAGCCTGAGCGAGATCGCCAACATGCGGCACGACGAGCTCCTGCAGTCGCTGCCGGCCAGCGGCGCGAAATTCGCGCACGACATGGACAATCCGGCCCATGCCGGCCTGCCCAAGGCACTGGACCCGCGCGACGAACTCGATCCGCTGCGTCTCTTCACGGGCGACTCGGATGCAACGCCGGCACTCGTGCCCGAACGGTCGGCGATGGCGCTCGGTTCGGGGTCCGACCTGTCGCAGTCTTTCAGCCTTCCCCGGGGCGTGCAGGCACCGGTGGGCCAGGGGCTGCCCGGCGCAGCACCGGCGCCGGGAGGCCCCGTGCCGATCGCCCAGGGGGCGGGTACCGGCCCGGGCATGGCTTCCGCCGCGCCGTCGGCCCCTCCGCTGGATGGGTTGCAGCGCGTGGAGGGCCTTGACCTGGGGGCCTTCGGCTCCGGGGCCACTTCGGCCGATCCACTGGGCTGGCCGCCGGTGGAAAGCGGGCCCGTAGCCGCACCCGCGCCCGCGCCCGTGGCTGCCGATGCGCTGCTGCAGGCCATGCCTTCGGGGCTGGCTGCCGGCGATGCGAGGGCGGTAGCCATCGAGGAGGTGCCGCTGGCGCATGTTCCTGCCGCGGCAGGTGCCGTGCCGGCTCCCGTCCCTGCGCCTGCTCCGACCATGGCGCCCGCTCCAATCCAGGCAACTGCTCCTGCCCCCGCCGCGCCCCATGGCCCGGCAAGGGAGGAGGGCTCCGCGAAGTCGCCCCTGGTTCCGGTGCTGCCGGAACTGGAAGCCGCTTCGCCTGCGGAGCTGCAGTCGCTGATCGCCGCCTTCCTGGATGGCGCGGGAGTGCTGCAGAAGAAGGTCGAGCCGCAGAAGCTCAGCCCCGAGTTCATGCGGTCCTTCGGGGAGGCCTTCCGCGTGGCCGTGCAGGGCACCATCGACCTGCTGGCAGCCCGCTCCGAGATCAAGCGCGAATTCCGTGCGGGCGTGACGGTGATTTCCTCCGGCGCGAACAATCCGCTGAAGTTCCTTCCGACGCCCGAGGGCGTGGTCATGCAGATGATCGGGCAGAACTTCCCGGGATTCATGAAGCCCATTCCCGCCATGCAGGAGGCCTACGACGACCTGCGTGTCCACCAGGTGGCCCTGATGGCCGGGCTGCGTGCGGCCTATGCCGAGGCGCTGGAGCGCTTCGATCCTGCGGCCCTGGAGCAGCGCACCGACGTGACCGGAGGGGTGTTCGGCAAGCTGTCGGCCACGAGCCGCAAGGCGGCGCTGTGGGACGAGTACAAGCGCAATTTCGCCGAGATCCGGCGCGGCGCCGAGGACGACCTGGCGGCCTTCTCCGGCCAGGCCTTCCTGGAGGCCTATGAAAACGCCGAGGCGGCAGCGAAGGCCAGGACGTGA
- a CDS encoding PP2C family protein-serine/threonine phosphatase: MIFHIAGEEFRFRVMAASLSEKGGRDVNEDFLGLVDMGHRGLCCVLADGAGGHGHGGLAARITVNAVLEGFGHNPLFAPAGLASLISLAEHAVAGAQPLSVSRKHMSATVVLLCIDRKTGRALWAHWGDSRLYWFRDQKVRQITEDHSVVQQLLHAGVYRNQDPRRLPNRSVLAGAIGAESQIPPTVLPRPIELAAGDAFLLCSDGLWEGLHEEQMESALRHSQSPQEWLEQMEAAVRAQAKSYQDNFSALAVWVADSEDGA, from the coding sequence GTGATCTTCCATATCGCAGGCGAGGAGTTCCGGTTCCGGGTGATGGCGGCTTCGCTGTCGGAAAAGGGCGGCCGGGATGTGAACGAGGATTTCCTGGGCCTGGTGGACATGGGCCACCGCGGCCTGTGCTGCGTGCTGGCCGACGGTGCGGGCGGGCACGGGCACGGCGGGCTGGCGGCACGAATCACCGTGAATGCGGTGCTCGAAGGGTTCGGGCACAACCCGCTGTTCGCGCCCGCGGGCCTGGCCTCGCTCATTTCGCTGGCGGAGCATGCGGTGGCCGGCGCACAGCCGCTCTCGGTCTCGCGCAAGCACATGAGCGCCACGGTGGTGCTGCTGTGCATCGACCGCAAGACCGGGCGCGCGCTCTGGGCACACTGGGGGGACTCCAGGCTGTACTGGTTCCGGGACCAGAAGGTGCGGCAGATCACGGAGGACCACAGCGTGGTGCAGCAGCTGCTGCACGCGGGCGTGTACCGCAACCAGGACCCGCGCCGCCTGCCGAACCGCAGCGTGCTGGCGGGCGCCATCGGCGCGGAGTCGCAGATCCCGCCCACGGTGCTCCCGCGGCCGATCGAGCTGGCGGCCGGCGATGCGTTCCTGCTGTGTTCGGACGGGCTCTGGGAGGGCCTGCACGAGGAGCAGATGGAGAGCGCCCTGCGCCACAGCCAGTCGCCGCAGGAGTGGCTGGAGCAGATGGAGGCGGCCGTGCGGGCCCAGGCCAAGTCCTACCAGGACAATTTCAGCGCCCTCGCGGTCTGGGTGGCGGACAGCGAGGATGGCGCCTGA
- the tssJ gene encoding type VI secretion system lipoprotein TssJ, whose protein sequence is MARKGFIRAGLAAAVAAWLLGGCGMISNLNRPQEAPTAVPPAVFEIVADPGVNPDIHGTPKPILLRIYELRAAAAFDRASYLDLQDKDEAQLGADFVRREEILLQPGERRTIERKGSADVRTFAVFAGYRDLERSTWRATAGAPNSVEMRRRWWGLGETERLKPVQYSITVGKDAVKIQTAPAPAPAR, encoded by the coding sequence ATGGCACGGAAGGGATTCATCAGGGCGGGGCTCGCGGCTGCGGTGGCGGCATGGCTGCTGGGCGGCTGCGGCATGATCAGCAACCTGAACCGCCCCCAGGAGGCGCCCACGGCGGTGCCGCCGGCCGTCTTCGAGATCGTCGCGGACCCTGGCGTCAACCCCGATATCCACGGCACGCCCAAGCCCATCCTGCTGAGGATCTACGAACTGCGCGCGGCGGCGGCCTTCGACCGGGCCAGCTACCTGGACCTGCAGGACAAGGACGAGGCCCAGCTGGGGGCCGATTTCGTGCGGCGCGAGGAAATCCTGCTGCAGCCGGGCGAGCGGCGCACGATCGAGCGCAAGGGCAGTGCGGATGTCCGTACCTTCGCGGTGTTCGCAGGCTACCGCGACCTGGAGCGCAGCACCTGGCGCGCGACCGCGGGCGCTCCCAATTCCGTGGAGATGCGCCGCCGCTGGTGGGGCCTGGGCGAGACCGAGCGGCTCAAGCCCGTGCAGTACAGCATCACGGTGGGCAAGGACGCGGTGAAGATCCAGACCGCCCCTGCTCCCGCCCCCGCTCGTTGA
- the tssK gene encoding type VI secretion system baseplate subunit TssK produces the protein MVWQRKVVWAEGMFLRPQHFQQQDRYTDFLVQSRTLPAQFFFWGFSKLALDTELLGLGKLGLLSAEGVLPDGTPFSFPHHDQAPAALAIGKDVKDTVIHLALPMRRRAGAEVTLGAPGGASVRYAAEVAEVQDANDMGAQAAEVQIGNIQLSLRAAQDVTDGWVSLPVAQVVERRADGSLLLDPSFIPTVVNNSEMSGLATFCRELFGLLRQRGAALEERLSQPGRGGVGEVGDFLMLQFLNRWEPAVEHWVRVRAIHPERLFDDLLKMAGELATFTREQRRPAAMPTYDHDDLRSCFLPLMLELRRGLSSVLEQNAIQIELQERQYGVHVALIPSTELLTSCDFVLAVHAQTAVEFLRAHFPTQIKMGPVERIRDLVNLHLPGVPLRSLPVAPREIPYHAGYSYFELDTGHDLWRQLQNSGGLALHVSGGFPELQLEMWAIRR, from the coding sequence ATGGTTTGGCAGCGCAAGGTCGTCTGGGCCGAAGGGATGTTCCTTCGCCCGCAGCATTTCCAGCAACAGGACCGCTACACCGATTTCCTCGTGCAGTCCCGCACATTGCCGGCGCAGTTCTTCTTCTGGGGGTTTTCCAAGCTGGCGCTCGACACGGAGCTCCTGGGACTGGGCAAGCTGGGCCTGCTGTCCGCAGAGGGCGTGCTTCCGGACGGCACGCCGTTCAGCTTTCCGCACCATGACCAGGCTCCCGCTGCGCTGGCGATCGGCAAGGATGTCAAGGACACGGTCATCCACCTGGCCCTGCCGATGCGGCGCCGGGCGGGCGCGGAAGTGACGCTGGGCGCGCCCGGCGGCGCGTCGGTGCGCTATGCGGCCGAGGTGGCGGAGGTCCAGGATGCCAACGACATGGGCGCGCAGGCGGCCGAGGTGCAGATCGGGAACATCCAGCTGTCGCTGCGTGCCGCGCAGGATGTCACCGACGGGTGGGTGAGCCTGCCCGTGGCCCAGGTGGTGGAGCGCCGGGCGGATGGATCCCTGCTGCTGGATCCGTCCTTCATTCCCACCGTGGTCAACAACTCCGAGATGTCAGGCCTGGCCACGTTCTGCCGCGAGCTTTTCGGCCTGCTTCGGCAGCGGGGCGCGGCGCTGGAGGAGCGGCTGAGCCAGCCCGGCCGGGGCGGCGTGGGCGAGGTCGGCGATTTCCTGATGCTCCAGTTCCTGAACCGCTGGGAGCCGGCGGTGGAGCACTGGGTCCGCGTGCGGGCCATTCATCCCGAGCGGCTGTTCGACGATCTGCTGAAGATGGCCGGCGAACTGGCGACCTTCACCCGCGAACAGCGCCGGCCCGCGGCGATGCCGACCTATGACCACGACGATCTGCGCAGCTGTTTCCTGCCGCTGATGCTCGAGTTGCGCCGGGGGTTGTCCTCGGTGCTGGAGCAGAACGCGATCCAGATCGAGCTGCAGGAACGCCAGTACGGCGTGCACGTGGCGCTCATCCCCAGCACGGAACTGCTCACCAGCTGCGACTTCGTGCTGGCGGTGCACGCACAGACCGCCGTGGAGTTCCTGCGGGCGCACTTCCCCACGCAGATCAAGATGGGACCGGTGGAACGCATCCGCGACCTCGTGAACCTGCACCTGCCCGGCGTGCCGCTGCGTTCGCTGCCCGTCGCGCCGCGGGAGATTCCCTATCACGCGGGCTACTCCTACTTCGAGCTGGACACCGGGCACGACCTGTGGCGCCAGCTGCAGAACTCGGGCGGCCTGGCGCTGCACGTCTCGGGCGGCTTTCCTGAGCTGCAGCTCGAAATGTGGGCCATACGGCGCTGA
- a CDS encoding DotU family type VI secretion system protein, whose translation MQNSVNVFASGHPGQPAGAVPASAPPGGTGAESGAKPSGLPDVVSGGNPLVAAANTLLNLIPQIRRMATNPDPAAFQHYLLECIRHFESRAGGAGVPMETIIGARYCICTAIDEAAAQTPWGGSGVWPQYSLLVALHNETWGGEKFFQLLSKLVQTPHQHIDLIELMYFCLTLGFEGRYHVIDNGRSQLESLKARLLQVIESTRGDRSGALSLHWRGVQRAAVPPWSLVPFWVAAALTLLIAFLIFLWFNYRLASRSDELFAAINAIRLPKMPSVVAVAPPKPRLRQFLEPEIREGLVEVNDQADRSTVTLRGDGLFEPASTEVKPRYVAVIQRVASALNEVSGKVVVNGYSDNQPIRTARFPSNWHLSQERAQAVAAMLQRTITDGSRVKAEGRAESDPIAPNSTPEGRALNRRVEIVLLVPPQARDAELQLTPGPAAAGTPAPGTPKN comes from the coding sequence ATGCAGAACTCCGTCAACGTTTTCGCCTCCGGCCATCCGGGCCAGCCCGCCGGGGCCGTCCCCGCGTCCGCGCCGCCCGGCGGCACCGGTGCCGAGTCCGGCGCCAAGCCGTCGGGCCTGCCCGATGTCGTGAGCGGCGGCAATCCGCTCGTGGCCGCGGCCAATACCCTGCTGAACCTCATTCCGCAGATCCGCCGCATGGCGACCAATCCCGATCCCGCGGCATTCCAGCACTACCTGCTCGAATGCATCCGGCATTTCGAGAGCCGGGCGGGCGGCGCTGGCGTGCCGATGGAAACCATCATCGGCGCGCGCTACTGCATCTGCACCGCGATCGACGAGGCGGCGGCCCAGACCCCGTGGGGCGGCTCGGGCGTGTGGCCGCAGTACAGCCTGCTCGTGGCACTGCACAACGAGACCTGGGGCGGGGAGAAGTTCTTCCAGTTGCTGTCCAAGCTGGTGCAGACGCCCCACCAGCACATCGACCTCATCGAGCTCATGTACTTCTGCCTGACGCTCGGTTTCGAGGGGCGCTATCACGTCATCGACAACGGGCGCAGCCAGCTGGAGAGCCTGAAGGCCCGGCTGCTGCAGGTGATCGAGAGCACCCGCGGGGACCGCAGCGGCGCACTGTCCCTGCACTGGCGCGGCGTGCAGCGCGCGGCGGTGCCGCCCTGGAGCCTGGTGCCGTTCTGGGTGGCGGCCGCGCTGACCCTGCTCATCGCCTTCCTGATCTTCCTCTGGTTCAACTACCGGCTGGCATCGCGCTCGGACGAGCTGTTCGCCGCGATCAATGCGATCCGCTTGCCGAAGATGCCTTCCGTGGTGGCCGTGGCGCCGCCGAAGCCCCGCCTGCGCCAGTTCCTGGAGCCCGAGATCCGCGAAGGCCTGGTCGAGGTGAACGACCAGGCGGACCGCAGCACCGTAACCCTGCGCGGGGACGGCCTGTTCGAGCCGGCCTCCACCGAGGTCAAGCCGCGCTATGTCGCGGTGATCCAGCGTGTCGCGTCCGCGCTCAATGAAGTGTCCGGCAAGGTGGTGGTGAACGGGTACTCCGACAACCAGCCGATCCGCACGGCACGCTTCCCTTCGAACTGGCACCTGTCGCAGGAGCGCGCCCAGGCCGTCGCGGCGATGCTGCAGAGGACCATCACCGACGGCTCCCGGGTGAAGGCCGAAGGCCGTGCCGAGAGCGACCCGATCGCCCCCAACAGCACGCCGGAGGGCCGGGCGCTGAACCGGCGGGTGGAGATCGTGCTGCTGGTTCCGCCCCAGGCCCGCGATGCCGAGCTGCAGCTGACCCCCGGCCCGGCTGCCGCCGGCACGCCCGCTCCCGGCACACCGAAGAACTAA